A region from the Janthinobacterium agaricidamnosum genome encodes:
- a CDS encoding 3-oxoacyl-[acyl-carrier-protein] synthase III C-terminal domain-containing protein has product MIPVRLIATGKALPSHSVTSASLDLKLGHPAGYTLRKSGVLSRFVASPDESQSQLGAAALVDALKNASLRPADIDLLICACGVPEQALPNTACFVAEHAGLPPGTQSFDVNASCLSFMAAFRVAASMLAGGAYRRIAIVSSDLASRGVDWSEPEASMIFGDGAAAVIVERGDGSAGIRAYKMGTYPEGRRYCEIRGGGTERNPRNGCEPGDYLFRMDGKAVFRLAVKVMPDFLTELMQESGAGLDKIDVVVPHQASPLGLAHAARILDVPDAKIIKIFETHGNQVAASLPTALHEAVMTGRAVAGQRLLMMGTAAGLTIGGMILDL; this is encoded by the coding sequence ATGATTCCAGTTCGCCTGATCGCGACGGGCAAAGCCTTGCCGTCGCATAGTGTGACTTCCGCCAGTCTGGACCTGAAATTGGGTCATCCGGCTGGCTATACCCTGCGCAAGAGCGGCGTGCTGTCGCGCTTTGTCGCCTCGCCCGATGAATCGCAAAGCCAGCTGGGCGCCGCCGCCCTGGTCGACGCGCTGAAAAATGCCAGCCTGCGTCCGGCCGACATCGACTTGCTGATCTGCGCCTGCGGCGTGCCCGAGCAAGCGTTGCCGAATACGGCCTGCTTCGTGGCCGAACATGCGGGTTTGCCGCCAGGCACGCAAAGCTTCGACGTCAACGCCAGTTGCCTCAGTTTCATGGCCGCTTTTCGCGTGGCCGCGTCCATGCTGGCCGGCGGCGCCTACCGCCGCATCGCCATCGTCTCGTCGGACCTGGCCTCGCGCGGGGTCGACTGGAGCGAGCCGGAAGCGTCGATGATCTTTGGCGACGGCGCCGCCGCCGTCATCGTCGAGCGGGGCGACGGCAGCGCCGGCATCCGCGCCTACAAGATGGGCACGTATCCGGAAGGGCGGCGCTACTGCGAAATCCGCGGCGGCGGTACCGAGCGCAACCCCCGCAACGGCTGCGAACCGGGCGACTACCTGTTCCGCATGGATGGCAAGGCCGTGTTCCGCCTGGCCGTCAAGGTGATGCCGGATTTCCTGACGGAACTCATGCAGGAATCGGGCGCGGGACTGGATAAAATCGACGTGGTCGTGCCGCACCAGGCCAGCCCGCTGGGCCTCGCGCATGCGGCGCGCATCCTCGACGTTCCCGATGCTAAAATCATCAAGATCTTTGAAACGCATGGCAACCAGGTGGCCGCGTCCCTGCCCACCGCCCTGCACGAGGCGGTGATGACGGGGCGGGCAGTGGCAGGCCAGCGTTTGCTGATGATGGGTACGGCCGCGGGCCTGACCATCGGCGGCATGATTCTTGACCTGTGA
- a CDS encoding fatty acid desaturase family protein, translating to MSQLPPLRFQPARDSAFRRELRARADAYLVAEGKHRFGDWRLHAKTVFLAALTAGLYALALSAGDTWPFVASYVACLVAAMALAMNTLHDAAHSAVFRQGRLNRTLIRLVGLPVGVDTDFWTIRHVHFHHTYANVEGYDLDTEPNPFLRQTPFQRWAPQYRYQYLYWPVVAALSLPYLNWYGDWLDRFGKTPVAAHSRLQGWRGWLSFLGWKLGHVALVLALPMWVLQQHGIGWGVVLGAYFVGQMLASCALVALILGTHWAEVEFFQPGQDGTLPHDWYQHTFYTACDWTPKPRALRWLGYWLGGLNLHLTHHLFPTWSHRHYPALARILAELAPRHGLVYRELGYGQLHASQQAFLRAMGQPPAQS from the coding sequence GTGAGCCAGCTTCCTCCGCTGCGCTTCCAGCCCGCCCGTGATTCCGCCTTCCGCCGCGAACTGCGCGCGCGCGCCGACGCCTACCTGGTGGCCGAAGGAAAACACCGCTTCGGCGACTGGCGCCTGCACGCGAAAACTGTGTTCCTGGCCGCGCTGACGGCGGGGCTGTATGCGCTGGCCTTGAGTGCCGGCGACACCTGGCCGTTTGTCGCCAGCTATGTCGCCTGCCTGGTCGCGGCCATGGCGCTGGCCATGAATACCCTGCACGACGCGGCCCACAGCGCCGTCTTCCGCCAGGGACGCCTGAATCGCACCCTGATCCGGCTGGTGGGCTTGCCCGTAGGCGTGGACACGGATTTCTGGACCATCCGCCACGTGCATTTCCATCACACGTATGCCAACGTGGAAGGCTATGACCTCGACACGGAGCCGAACCCCTTCCTGCGCCAGACGCCGTTCCAACGCTGGGCGCCCCAGTACCGCTATCAATACCTGTACTGGCCCGTGGTGGCGGCCCTGTCGCTGCCGTATCTGAACTGGTATGGCGACTGGCTGGACCGCTTCGGCAAGACGCCCGTGGCGGCGCACAGCCGCTTGCAGGGCTGGCGCGGCTGGCTGTCGTTCCTGGGCTGGAAGCTCGGTCACGTGGCGCTGGTGCTGGCGCTGCCCATGTGGGTGCTGCAGCAGCACGGCATCGGCTGGGGCGTGGTGCTGGGCGCGTATTTCGTGGGCCAGATGCTCGCCTCGTGCGCGCTGGTGGCGCTGATCCTCGGCACGCACTGGGCTGAAGTGGAGTTTTTCCAGCCGGGGCAGGACGGTACCTTGCCGCACGACTGGTACCAGCACACGTTTTACACGGCCTGCGACTGGACGCCGAAGCCGCGCGCGTTGCGCTGGCTCGGTTACTGGCTCGGCGGATTGAATTTGCACCTGACGCACCATCTGTTCCCCACCTGGAGCCACCGCCACTACCCGGCGCTGGCGCGCATCCTGGCCGAACTGGCGCCGCGCCACGGCCTCGTGTACCGCGAACTCGGTTACGGCCAGCTGCACGCCTCGCAGCAAGCCTTCCTGCGCGCCATGGGCCAGCCACCGGCACAGTCCTGA
- a CDS encoding DUF4166 domain-containing protein, with protein MNGPSEGELFKKVMGERWLTLHPDIRRRFEKNPAPGQPLYYRGELSELTSSRLGKVLGWLTRPFIDGALIPHDDHDFPVDIEVYSRPGCPFIFKQRTYRLHGRAPIRFTSYMAESATGEVLEYVGMGLGMKLVLHVEDGNLHFTSDGYFWDLFGWRLPLPGVLTPGKTYLCHRNDTPQQFNIRIEIRHALFGTTFTQVGVFRESAAPEMKETP; from the coding sequence ATGAACGGCCCCTCGGAAGGAGAGCTGTTCAAGAAGGTCATGGGCGAGCGGTGGCTCACCCTGCACCCGGATATCCGGCGCCGCTTCGAGAAAAATCCCGCGCCGGGCCAGCCCCTGTACTACCGGGGCGAGCTCAGTGAGCTCACGAGCTCGCGCCTGGGCAAGGTGCTGGGCTGGCTCACGCGCCCCTTCATCGACGGCGCCCTGATCCCGCATGACGACCACGACTTCCCCGTCGATATCGAAGTCTATTCGCGCCCCGGCTGCCCCTTCATCTTCAAGCAGCGCACCTACCGCCTGCATGGCCGCGCGCCGATCCGCTTCACGTCCTACATGGCTGAAAGCGCAACAGGCGAAGTGCTCGAATACGTTGGCATGGGCCTGGGCATGAAGCTGGTGCTGCACGTGGAAGATGGCAACCTGCATTTCACCAGCGATGGCTATTTTTGGGATCTTTTCGGCTGGCGCCTGCCGCTGCCCGGCGTGCTCACGCCCGGCAAGACCTATCTGTGCCACCGCAACGATACGCCGCAGCAGTTCAACATCCGCATCGAGATCCGCCACGCCCTGTTTGGCACCACATTCACCCAGGTCGGCGTGTTCCGCGAATCCGCCGCACCGGAAATGAAGGAGACACCATGA
- a CDS encoding F390 synthetase-related protein, with translation MKRIFWLLLSYWRTRRLRFASRAQLDAYQHKQMAHFIDVLCARSAYFAPFRDLPLAQWPTMNKALMLEHFDAMNTEGITLAQAMEAAMAAEHSRDFTPAVGDITVGLSSGTSSRRAVFTVSPREKAQWAGVMLAKALPDGLFSGEKVALFLRANSNLYTAVRSPWLTFAFYDLFAPFDSLCAQLARYQPSVIVAPAQVLRQLALRVIDGSLVLAPKKVISVAEVLEAQDRALIVQAFGAVHEIYQATEGFLASSCEHGVLHLNEEYVHIEPQWLDAEQRRFVPVITDFTRITQPIVRYRLDDILVARATPCPCGRATRAIDGIEGRCDDMLLLPSARGGAAVAVFADVLTRAFAQALPADADYRLLQSGDSALQLHAALDDAGLAALRDHLATVLRGLAVAVDSLAWTTSGELPPFDPTMKRRRIRRLATA, from the coding sequence GTGAAGCGAATTTTCTGGCTGTTGCTGTCGTACTGGCGCACGCGCCGCCTGCGTTTCGCAAGCCGCGCGCAGCTCGACGCCTACCAGCACAAGCAGATGGCGCACTTCATCGACGTGCTGTGCGCGCGCAGCGCTTACTTCGCCCCGTTCCGCGATCTGCCGCTGGCGCAGTGGCCGACGATGAACAAGGCGCTGATGCTCGAGCATTTCGATGCCATGAATACCGAGGGAATCACGTTGGCGCAGGCGATGGAGGCGGCCATGGCGGCCGAGCATAGCCGCGACTTTACGCCCGCGGTGGGCGACATCACGGTGGGCCTGTCGTCGGGCACCTCGTCGCGGCGCGCCGTGTTTACCGTCAGCCCCCGCGAAAAGGCCCAATGGGCGGGCGTGATGCTGGCCAAGGCGCTGCCCGACGGCCTGTTTTCCGGCGAAAAGGTGGCGCTGTTCCTGCGCGCGAACAGCAATCTGTACACGGCCGTGCGCTCGCCGTGGCTCACGTTTGCCTTTTACGACCTGTTCGCACCGTTCGACAGCCTGTGCGCGCAGCTGGCGCGCTATCAACCGTCCGTCATCGTCGCGCCGGCCCAGGTGCTGCGCCAGCTGGCGCTGCGCGTCATCGACGGCAGCCTGGTGCTGGCGCCGAAAAAAGTCATCTCCGTGGCTGAAGTGCTGGAAGCGCAGGACCGCGCGCTGATCGTGCAGGCGTTCGGCGCCGTGCATGAAATCTATCAGGCGACCGAGGGTTTCCTCGCCAGCAGCTGCGAACACGGCGTGCTGCACCTGAACGAGGAATACGTGCACATCGAGCCGCAATGGCTCGATGCGGAACAGCGTCGTTTTGTGCCCGTGATTACGGATTTCACGCGCATCACGCAGCCCATCGTGCGCTATCGCCTGGACGATATCCTGGTCGCGCGCGCCACGCCATGCCCGTGCGGCCGCGCCACGCGCGCCATCGACGGCATCGAAGGGCGCTGCGACGACATGCTGCTGCTTCCGTCTGCACGCGGCGGCGCCGCCGTCGCCGTGTTTGCCGACGTCTTGACGCGCGCGTTCGCGCAAGCCTTGCCGGCGGACGCCGACTACCGCCTGCTGCAATCGGGCGACAGCGCCTTGCAGCTGCACGCGGCCCTCGACGACGCTGGCCTGGCTGCCTTGCGCGATCACCTGGCAACGGTGCTGCGCGGCCTGGCCGTGGCCGTCGACAGCCTGGCCTGGACGACGAGCGGCGAACTGCCTCCCTTTGACCCCACCATGAAACGGCGCCGCATCCGGCGCCTTGCGACCGCATGA
- a CDS encoding GbsR/MarR family transcriptional regulator, with amino-acid sequence MELSPTTQKYILHWGEMGTRWGVNRTVAQIHALLFLANEPLTAEDIAASLNVARSNVSNSLKELQSWGLARITHVMGDRRDHFVALQDVWEIFRVIMEERKRREIDPTLTVLRECAIEGEQDAAIPPETLARMGEVLAFLEMLSATYSDYKNLPPATLQRMLSMGGKVAKFLSPDDKPGKPGKA; translated from the coding sequence ATGGAATTGAGTCCGACTACGCAGAAATATATTCTGCACTGGGGGGAGATGGGCACCCGCTGGGGCGTCAACCGCACGGTGGCGCAGATCCACGCGCTGCTGTTCCTGGCCAATGAACCGCTGACGGCGGAAGATATCGCGGCCAGCCTGAACGTGGCCCGCTCGAACGTCAGCAACAGCCTGAAGGAATTGCAAAGCTGGGGCCTGGCGCGCATCACGCACGTGATGGGGGACCGGCGCGACCACTTCGTCGCCCTGCAGGATGTGTGGGAAATCTTCCGCGTCATCATGGAAGAGCGCAAGCGGCGCGAGATCGATCCCACCCTGACGGTGCTGCGCGAATGCGCGATCGAGGGCGAACAGGATGCGGCGATACCGCCTGAGACGCTGGCGCGCATGGGCGAAGTGCTGGCTTTCCTGGAAATGCTCAGCGCCACCTACAGCGACTACAAGAACCTGCCGCCGGCGACCCTGCAGCGCATGCTATCCATGGGCGGCAAGGTGGCCAAGTTCCTCAGCCCGGACGATAAGCCTGGCAAGCCGGGAAAAGCATGA
- a CDS encoding NAD-dependent epimerase/dehydratase family protein, protein MRRILVTGATGGLGRNAVRTLLAQGVEVRATGRNAAVGRELERMGAQFVALDLAQATPRQVDELVRGMDTVWHCAALSSPWGAERDFIAANVTATAQLLRAAASLHVARFVHISTPAIYFDYRNRYEVPETFRPDAFVNAYARSKAMAEKLVQECVDRHRGMTCVILRPRAIFGPHDQVLIPRLARVLQERGGKLPLPNGGAATIDVTYVDNVVHAMWLATVHKTIASGAAFNITNGEPARLCDILRSLFCDHLQQPFEIVSVPYRVLALAARLMQFASRFTRREPSLTPYSIGALSFDMTLDNAKARKVLGYRPVVSLQDGIARTAQWMRQEAAAHKVGKERNG, encoded by the coding sequence ATGAGGCGGATACTGGTCACGGGAGCGACGGGCGGCTTGGGGCGCAATGCCGTGCGCACCCTGCTGGCGCAGGGCGTGGAAGTGCGCGCCACGGGCCGCAACGCCGCCGTGGGCCGCGAGCTCGAACGCATGGGCGCGCAATTCGTGGCGCTCGACCTGGCGCAAGCGACGCCGCGCCAGGTCGATGAACTGGTGCGCGGCATGGACACCGTCTGGCACTGTGCCGCGCTGTCCTCGCCGTGGGGCGCGGAACGCGACTTCATCGCCGCCAACGTCACGGCCACGGCCCAGCTGCTGCGCGCGGCCGCCAGCCTGCACGTGGCGCGCTTCGTGCACATCTCGACCCCGGCCATCTATTTCGACTACCGCAACCGCTACGAGGTGCCGGAAACCTTCCGCCCCGACGCTTTCGTCAACGCGTACGCGCGTTCGAAGGCGATGGCGGAAAAACTGGTGCAGGAGTGCGTCGACCGCCACCGCGGCATGACGTGCGTGATCCTGCGCCCGCGCGCCATCTTCGGCCCGCACGACCAGGTGCTGATCCCGCGCTTGGCGCGGGTGCTGCAGGAGCGCGGCGGCAAGCTGCCGCTGCCCAACGGCGGCGCGGCCACCATCGACGTCACCTATGTCGACAATGTCGTGCACGCGATGTGGTTGGCCACCGTGCACAAGACCATCGCTTCGGGCGCCGCCTTCAACATCACGAACGGCGAGCCGGCGCGCCTGTGCGACATTTTGCGCAGCCTGTTTTGCGACCATCTGCAGCAGCCGTTCGAGATCGTCAGCGTGCCTTACCGCGTGCTGGCGCTGGCGGCGCGCCTGATGCAGTTCGCTTCGCGCTTCACGCGCCGCGAACCATCGCTCACGCCCTACAGCATCGGCGCGCTCAGTTTCGACATGACGCTCGATAACGCCAAGGCCCGCAAGGTGCTCGGCTACCGTCCCGTCGTCAGCCTGCAGGACGGCATCGCCCGCACGGCGCAGTGGATGCGCCAGGAAGCGGCGGCGCACAAGGTGGGCAAGGAGCGCAATGGCTAG
- a CDS encoding phosphatase PAP2 family protein, which produces MNPSSMTVRCRLLHLLAGWGSVGLVYFSSDVLQGQGILLPETALDRAIPYSDSAIWLYLSFFILIPYAYLAADAARVRWLARAMALSAVMCGVVFLLYPTTLAYPPVGEGSAWSTQALRMLQAADSAQNCLPSLHGALTLLCVWALCDKRHLVRSALAVVLGVAICYAIIALRRHVSIDLAAGLLVGIAGGMLAKMQVFWTAHRVISTETAS; this is translated from the coding sequence ATGAATCCTTCTTCCATGACCGTACGCTGCCGCCTGCTGCATTTGCTGGCCGGCTGGGGCAGCGTCGGCCTCGTGTATTTTTCCAGCGATGTGCTGCAAGGGCAGGGGATACTCTTGCCGGAAACGGCGCTGGACCGCGCCATTCCCTACAGCGACTCTGCCATCTGGCTGTATCTGTCGTTTTTCATCCTGATCCCCTACGCCTACCTGGCGGCCGATGCGGCGAGGGTGCGCTGGCTGGCGCGCGCCATGGCGCTTTCCGCCGTCATGTGCGGCGTGGTCTTCCTGCTGTATCCGACGACGCTCGCGTATCCGCCCGTGGGCGAGGGCAGTGCCTGGAGCACGCAGGCGCTGCGCATGCTGCAGGCGGCGGATTCCGCGCAAAATTGCCTGCCCTCGCTGCATGGCGCCCTGACATTGTTGTGCGTGTGGGCCCTGTGCGACAAGCGCCACCTGGTCCGCTCCGCGCTGGCCGTGGTGCTGGGCGTGGCCATTTGCTACGCCATCATCGCGCTGCGCCGGCACGTGAGCATCGACCTGGCCGCCGGCCTGTTGGTCGGCATCGCTGGCGGCATGCTGGCGAAAATGCAGGTATTCTGGACTGCTCACCGCGTCATTTCTACTGAAACCGCATCATGA
- a CDS encoding ion transporter: MKAATKSGAAPLTPQQLAAQETQQKYGKPERGWRERVYTVIFEAETRTGRAFDLLLIAAILISVTVVVLSSVASVAERYGTWLTALEWFFTILFTIEYFARLSCLQHPVRYAKSFFGIIDLLAIVPTYIGLLLPGAHVLIDVRILRLLRMFRILKLTSYVHEYTVLGRALLASRRKILIFLSFVMMVVFLLGTVMYVVEGPDNGFSSIPTSIYWAISTMTTVGFGDITPRTDIGRTIASLMMLLGWGILAVPTGIISAEMTVQRSSKLVTTRTCPTCLKEGLDDDANFCKNCGVALPPLARD; this comes from the coding sequence ATGAAAGCCGCGACGAAGAGCGGCGCGGCACCCCTGACGCCGCAGCAACTGGCGGCGCAGGAAACGCAACAGAAATACGGCAAGCCCGAGCGGGGCTGGCGCGAGCGGGTGTACACCGTCATTTTCGAGGCGGAAACGCGCACGGGCCGCGCTTTCGACCTGCTGCTGATCGCCGCCATCCTGATCAGCGTGACGGTGGTCGTGCTCAGCAGTGTCGCCTCCGTGGCCGAGCGCTACGGCACCTGGCTGACGGCGCTCGAATGGTTTTTTACCATTTTATTTACCATCGAATATTTCGCCCGCCTGTCGTGCCTGCAGCATCCGGTGCGCTACGCCAAGAGTTTTTTCGGCATTATCGACTTGCTGGCCATCGTGCCGACCTATATCGGCTTGCTGCTGCCGGGTGCGCACGTGCTGATCGACGTGCGCATTTTGCGGCTGCTGCGCATGTTCCGTATCCTCAAGCTCACCTCGTATGTGCATGAATACACGGTGCTGGGGCGGGCCTTGCTGGCCAGCCGGCGCAAGATCCTCATTTTCTTGTCTTTTGTCATGATGGTGGTCTTTCTGCTGGGTACTGTGATGTATGTCGTGGAAGGGCCCGATAACGGTTTCAGCAGTATTCCCACGTCGATTTATTGGGCCATCAGCACCATGACCACGGTCGGTTTCGGCGATATCACGCCGCGCACCGACATCGGGCGCACCATCGCTTCGCTGATGATGCTGCTCGGCTGGGGCATCCTGGCCGTGCCTACCGGCATTATCAGTGCCGAGATGACGGTACAGCGCAGCTCCAAGCTGGTCACCACGCGTACCTGCCCCACGTGTCTGAAAGAAGGGCTCGATGACGATGCCAATTTCTGCAAGAACTGCGGGGTTGCATTGCCGCCGCTGGCACGTGATTAA
- a CDS encoding MBL fold metallo-hydrolase has product MASITAFRVGHCTHPSCMVLKGSGLASRCFPSRAYLIETRAGLYLWDTGYAEHFRAATSKGVYRMYAWVTPISFDENESLHGQLRAHGVSPGDIHTLLLSHFHADHIAGLRDFPGARLMASKTGWDAVRGLSGVAAVRQAFVPELLPPDISDRLAFVESVPETALPAALLPFTHGRDVSGTGEIYIVDLPGHAIGHLGAFVLQDGGWTLLASDAAWVPESFQQLRGPSELSFLIQHKRAPYYETLKRLHQLHQSGQAQIRITHEDTNDYLPVAGRP; this is encoded by the coding sequence ATGGCTAGCATCACCGCATTTCGCGTCGGCCACTGCACCCATCCTTCGTGCATGGTCTTGAAAGGCAGCGGGCTGGCCAGCCGCTGCTTCCCTTCGCGCGCCTACCTGATCGAAACGCGCGCGGGCCTGTACCTGTGGGACACGGGGTATGCCGAACACTTCCGCGCTGCCACGTCGAAAGGCGTGTACCGCATGTACGCGTGGGTGACGCCCATCTCGTTCGACGAGAATGAGTCGCTGCACGGCCAGCTGCGCGCGCATGGCGTATCGCCCGGCGACATCCACACCTTGCTGCTGTCGCACTTCCACGCCGACCATATCGCCGGCCTGCGCGACTTTCCCGGCGCGCGGCTGATGGCCTCCAAAACGGGCTGGGACGCCGTGCGCGGCTTGTCCGGCGTGGCCGCCGTGCGCCAGGCCTTCGTGCCCGAACTGCTGCCGCCCGATATCTCTGACCGCCTGGCGTTTGTCGAAAGCGTGCCCGAGACGGCCTTGCCGGCGGCCTTGCTGCCATTCACGCACGGGCGCGACGTCAGCGGCACGGGCGAGATCTACATCGTCGACTTGCCCGGCCACGCCATCGGCCACCTGGGCGCCTTCGTGCTGCAGGACGGCGGCTGGACCCTGCTGGCGTCGGACGCGGCCTGGGTGCCGGAAAGTTTCCAGCAGCTGCGCGGACCGTCCGAACTGTCGTTCCTCATCCAGCACAAGCGCGCGCCGTATTATGAGACGTTGAAGCGCCTGCACCAGCTGCACCAGTCGGGCCAGGCGCAGATCCGCATCACGCATGAAGATACCAACGATTATTTGCCAGTGGCGGGCCGCCCGTGA
- a CDS encoding TIGR01777 family oxidoreductase, with protein MNTHLLALQLMAAQGCLGAFDTIYHHEITEALPQKASARLELTIHATRALIYSLLFVGLAAWEWHGAWAWVLVIVFGVEIVLTLWDFVVEDQTRLLPATERVTHTVLAINAGAFIALLALNSSEWATLPTALVWQPYGWLSVFLALCGVGVGLSGLRDAYAVWQLGRRKVQETAEQEERLRFAAAPQSVLVTGATGFIGQQLVSALLADGHAVTVLTRQPKQAAWTFDGQVRCIRSLDALSDAQRIDMVVNLAGARIVGKRWTEARKAALRRSRVALTQDLVAWIARAQHKPRVLLSASAIGYYGVQPQGDATELTEESAPQAIFMSQLCQEWEAAARQAEKFGVQVGCMRFGLVFGHQGSLPQMLLPIRFGAGGPLGSGKQWISWVHVRDVIRAIAHLARRSEEQAVGGAYNFCAPEAIEQRRFAQVAGTVLHRPSVVPTPAFVMRALLGEQADLLVEGQRVAPRRLLADGFVFRYPQLEGALRSL; from the coding sequence ATGAATACGCATCTGCTGGCCCTGCAACTGATGGCGGCGCAAGGCTGCCTGGGCGCCTTCGACACCATCTATCACCATGAAATCACGGAAGCGCTGCCGCAAAAGGCGTCGGCGCGCCTGGAGCTGACCATCCATGCCACGCGCGCGCTGATCTACAGTCTGCTGTTCGTGGGCCTGGCCGCCTGGGAGTGGCACGGCGCCTGGGCCTGGGTGCTGGTGATCGTGTTTGGCGTGGAAATCGTGCTCACCCTGTGGGATTTCGTCGTCGAAGACCAGACCCGCCTCTTGCCCGCCACGGAGCGGGTCACGCACACGGTGCTGGCGATCAATGCGGGCGCCTTCATCGCCCTGCTGGCTCTCAATAGCAGCGAATGGGCGACCTTGCCGACGGCCCTCGTATGGCAGCCATACGGCTGGCTCAGCGTCTTCCTCGCCCTGTGCGGCGTGGGCGTGGGCCTGTCCGGCCTGCGCGACGCGTATGCCGTGTGGCAGCTGGGACGGCGCAAGGTGCAGGAGACAGCGGAGCAAGAGGAGCGCCTGCGCTTTGCCGCCGCGCCGCAATCCGTGCTGGTGACGGGCGCCACGGGTTTCATCGGCCAGCAACTGGTCAGCGCCTTGCTGGCCGACGGCCATGCGGTGACGGTGCTGACGCGCCAGCCCAAGCAGGCCGCGTGGACCTTCGACGGCCAGGTGCGCTGCATCCGGTCGCTGGACGCATTGTCGGATGCGCAGCGCATCGACATGGTGGTCAACCTGGCCGGCGCGCGCATCGTCGGCAAGCGCTGGACGGAGGCGCGCAAGGCGGCCCTGCGCCGCAGCCGCGTGGCGCTGACGCAGGACCTGGTGGCGTGGATCGCCCGCGCCCAGCACAAGCCGAGGGTGCTGCTGTCCGCGTCGGCCATCGGCTACTACGGTGTGCAGCCGCAGGGCGACGCCACGGAATTGACGGAGGAGAGCGCGCCGCAAGCCATCTTCATGTCGCAGCTGTGCCAGGAATGGGAAGCGGCCGCGCGCCAGGCGGAAAAATTTGGCGTGCAGGTGGGCTGCATGCGCTTCGGCCTCGTCTTCGGCCACCAGGGTTCGCTGCCGCAGATGCTGCTGCCGATACGCTTCGGTGCAGGCGGCCCGCTGGGCAGCGGGAAACAGTGGATTTCGTGGGTGCACGTGCGCGACGTCATCCGCGCCATCGCCCATCTGGCGCGCCGCAGCGAAGAGCAGGCAGTGGGCGGCGCGTATAACTTCTGCGCGCCGGAAGCGATCGAGCAGCGCCGCTTCGCCCAGGTGGCGGGCACCGTGCTGCACCGCCCCAGCGTCGTGCCCACGCCGGCCTTCGTCATGCGCGCCTTGCTGGGCGAGCAGGCAGACTTGCTGGTGGAAGGCCAGCGGGTCGCCCCGCGCCGCCTATTAGCCGACGGCTTTGTCTTCCGCTATCCGCAGCTGGAAGGGGCGCTGCGCAGTTTGTGA
- a CDS encoding sterol desaturase family protein, with protein sequence MMNPFALSFLVMLAFVLAELLILKWVRKTPVPWKDVIFNLNSGHILMWVFRGVEVAAFALLLRHVNLHIVDQWPVAAQWVFAFFAWDLCFYWMHRLHHKIPLLWAVHVVHHQGEHFNLSLGVRNSWYSSLTNFPFIAILAVLGVPLEIFLVVSSLHYTVQFYNHNALVNKSGILDSFMVTPSHHRVHHGTDKRYINRNFGGTLLLWDRLFGSFQPELEGVEMRYGVKGMTQTHNPLLASNGKLFKWLRARFPHWQSRGTFEVPELFIGIGGVILFGLVIYYVNHEAALAGAQQAILFALIFGGTLALGGLSDARRWGAIAWVAIAVAMPALYLGWYGARDVWGMVFLAALLAHGLDGARRLWWPAAAGTRA encoded by the coding sequence ATGATGAACCCCTTTGCCCTCTCTTTCCTTGTCATGCTGGCCTTCGTGCTGGCCGAATTGCTGATCCTCAAATGGGTACGCAAGACCCCCGTGCCGTGGAAGGACGTGATCTTCAACCTCAATTCCGGCCACATATTGATGTGGGTGTTCCGCGGCGTGGAAGTGGCGGCGTTCGCCCTGCTGCTGCGCCATGTGAACCTGCACATCGTCGACCAGTGGCCCGTGGCCGCGCAGTGGGTGTTCGCATTCTTTGCCTGGGATTTGTGCTTTTACTGGATGCACCGGCTGCACCATAAGATCCCCTTGCTGTGGGCCGTGCACGTGGTGCACCACCAGGGCGAGCATTTCAACCTGTCGCTGGGCGTGCGCAATTCCTGGTATTCGTCGCTGACGAATTTCCCCTTCATCGCCATCCTGGCCGTGCTGGGCGTGCCGCTGGAAATCTTCCTTGTCGTCTCGTCCCTGCATTACACGGTGCAGTTCTATAACCACAATGCGCTGGTGAACAAGTCCGGCATTCTCGATAGCTTCATGGTCACGCCCTCGCACCACCGCGTGCACCATGGCACGGACAAACGCTACATCAACCGCAATTTCGGCGGTACCCTGCTGCTGTGGGACAGGCTGTTCGGCAGCTTCCAGCCCGAACTCGAGGGCGTGGAAATGCGCTATGGCGTGAAGGGCATGACGCAAACGCATAATCCGCTCCTGGCCAGCAACGGCAAGCTGTTCAAGTGGCTGCGCGCGCGCTTTCCCCACTGGCAGTCGCGCGGCACTTTCGAGGTCCCCGAACTGTTCATCGGCATCGGCGGCGTGATCCTGTTTGGCCTGGTGATCTATTACGTCAACCACGAAGCGGCGCTGGCCGGCGCGCAGCAAGCGATCCTGTTCGCGCTGATCTTTGGCGGTACCTTGGCGCTGGGCGGCCTGTCGGATGCGCGCCGCTGGGGCGCCATCGCCTGGGTCGCCATCGCCGTGGCCATGCCGGCCCTGTATCTGGGCTGGTATGGCGCGCGCGACGTGTGGGGCATGGTGTTCCTGGCCGCGCTGCTGGCGCATGGCCTCGACGGCGCGCGCCGCCTGTGGTGGCCGGCCGCGGCGGGGACGCGCGCGTGA